From Podospora bellae-mahoneyi strain CBS 112042 chromosome 3, whole genome shotgun sequence, the proteins below share one genomic window:
- a CDS encoding hypothetical protein (COG:T; EggNog:ENOG503Q4WW), with product MTGYKTAASLSQHSPPLSLFTSTSIIMKLLALVSAFLFTTTTLALPNSRGKPSKGTWQTLPSISDLPRQEHVTLALSPSSLAIFGGILPTNDISSPLPYSTTNILQIYSIPNKTWTLAAPAPLALNHPNAAVVDGKIYLLGGLTEVDNWAWRPSPLSFVYDPKTNQWADLPPLPDSHTPRGSAAMGVHNGVVYLAGGLTILPLIPELGPQQTTDVVSAFDTKTNTWLTLPPKARRLPEGRDHAGAAVYKDKFYVLGGRRDGQDNVKDTVYELDLKRLGKGWVVEKGRMPTARGGVAAARVGGRVFVLGGEGNKVNGTEGVFPQVEVYDVERDKWERLGGMEVPRHGTSAVGVGGGVYVPGGGVRQGGAPVSTFDVFWP from the coding sequence ATGACGGGATATAAAACAGCTGCATCGCTCTCTCAACATTCACCACCATTGTCTTTATTCACATCGACATCAATCATCATGAAGCTCTTGGCCCTCGTCTCGGCCTTCCTgttcacaaccaccaccctcgctcTCCCCAACAGCCGAGGAAAGCCCTCCAAAGGAACATGGcaaaccctcccctcaaTCAGTGACTTACCTCGCCAGGAACACGTCACCCttgccctctccccctcctccctcgccatcttcgGTGGCATTTTGCCAACCAAcgacatctcctcccctctcccctaTTCAACAACCAATATCCTCCAAATCTactccatccccaacaaAACCTGGACCCTTGCCGCCCCCGCACCGCTagccctcaaccaccccaacgCTGCCGTCGTCGACGGCAAAATCTACCTCTTGGGAGGCCTAACCGAAGTCGACAACTGGGCCTGGAGACCCTCCCCTTTGTCTTTCGTCTACGACCCCAAAACTAATCAATGGGCtgacctcccccctctcccggaCAGTCATACTCCCCGAGGAAGCGCGGCGATGGGGGTGCATAACGGCGTTGTCTACCTCGCCGGGggcctcaccatcctccctcttATTCCAGAACTAGGACCGCAGCAGACGACGGATGTGGTCTCTGCTTTTgacaccaagaccaacaccTGGCTTACGCTTCCTCCTAAGGCGAGAAGACTgccggaggggagggatcACGCTGGGGCGGCGGTATATAAGGACAAGTTTTATGTtcttggggggaggagggacggGCAGGATAATGTTAAGGACACGGTCTATGAATTGGATCTGAAGAggttgggaaaggggtgggtggtggagaaggggcgGATGCCTACTGCTAGGGGGGgagttgctgctgcgagggtgggggggagggtttttgtcttggggggggagggaaataAAGTTAATGGGACGGAGGGGGTGTTTCCTCAGGTGGAGGTATATGATGTTGAGAGGGATAagtgggagaggttgggggggatggaggtgcCGAGGCATGGTACGAGtgcggtgggggtgggagggggtgtgtaTGTTcctggagggggggttaggCAGGGAGGTGCGCCGGTGAGTACTTTTGATGTGTTTTGGCCCTAG
- a CDS encoding hypothetical protein (EggNog:ENOG503P4IZ) — MMSSDLSSSHDAWASTPPKATRPNSCCESPNLLGECMFLGFVAILGITCVLLCKLILWLFHIEIDFGQPAWLQWLQRPEKQDVNTWLNGQKSIINFSFAGVSKPQDTLRLRAAANENIALAFNITNSLTTASTSTHKNFLKMASGIINRPGRDWIKLFEKATSTLTAELLRDTSQPLHLAEATRITCLKVVLIDNFQISSGSLPRDSLVIITDEINNQWLKAKSSSEKPVISSLLIHHLTALQRRDPRCLCWPFDQLKPEEILGMIMPQYETLWRVVMVTYILAFHLYPSPTLPSRISSVPECLGTSSLKEREALKLAKEGLRLTPSNKRIYRHTPSSSFKIKADLELMHRHPSIWGPTALEFSPSRFDNLSPLQTEAYLPYSLRPHRCPAFGGFGDRMVTCLVVAMGRVLDTKAGKVFNTEPTKRAGVVDTGRDGLEGWRYQRG, encoded by the exons GTTTCTCGGCTTCGTGGCTATTTTGGGAATCACTTGCGTGTTGCTCTGCAAGTTGATTCTGTGGTTATTCCACATAGAGATAGACTTTGGACAACCAGCCTGGCTTCAGTGGCTTCAACGACCTGAGAAGCAAGACGTCAACACCTGGCTCAACGGCCAAAAGTCAATCATCAACTTTTCCTTCGCTGGCGTCTCGAAGCCACAAGACACCCTCCGCCTTCGTGCAGCAGCCAACGAGAATATTGCCCTtgccttcaacatcaccaatTCTTTAACTACCGCTTCAACTTCGACCCACAAGAATTTCCTGAAAATGGCCTCTGGTATCATCAACCGTCCAGGCCGAGACTGGATCAAGCTCTTTGAGAAAGCCACTTCCACTCTCACAGCTGAACTCCTCCGCGACACAagccaaccccttcacctAGCAGAAGCCACCCGAATAACCTGCCTCAAAGTCGTGCTCATCGATAACTTTCAGATCTCTTCGGGCAGTTTGCCACGGGACTCACtggtcatcatcaccgacgAAATCAACAACCAATGGCTTAAAGCCAAGTCGTCTTCGGAGAAACCCGTGATATCATCgcttctcatccaccacctcactgCCCTACAACGCAGGGACCCTCGGTGTTTATGCTGGCCATTCGACCAACTAAAGCCGGAGGAAATCCTCGGTATGATCATGCCCCAATACGAAACACTCTGGCGCGTCGTCATGGTCACTTACATCCTCGCCTTTCACCTCTATCCTTCGCCTACCCTTCCATCAAGGATCTCTTCTGTTCCCGAGTGTCTCGGGACGAGTTCTctcaaggagagggaggcccTCAAACTGGCAAAA GAAGGCCTCCgtctcaccccctccaacaaacGCATCTACCGCcacaccccttcctcctccttcaagaTCAAAGCCGACCTCGAACTCATGCACCGGCACCCCTCCATCTGGGGTCCCACCGCCCTCGagttctccccctcccgcttcGACAACCTCAGCCCCCTCCAAACAGaagcctacctaccttactcCCTCCGCCCCCACCGCTGCCCAGCCTTTGGGGGGTTCGGAGACCGGATGGTGacttgtcttgttgttgccatgGGTCGAGTCCTCGACACAAAAGCTGGCAAGGTCTTCAACACTGAACCGACAAAGAGggctggggtggttgatACAGGGAGAGATGGGCTGGAGGGGTGGAGATACCAAAGAGGGTaa